The stretch of DNA GAAAGCTGCACGAAACACGAGAAAATATAACGCGTCAATCATACCAAGGAAGCTTGATAAACGACTAGTGTTTCTCAACTATCCATTCAAGACGGTGCAAGATGTGGAACCGAGCTACACAGTGGACGTTCGAGCGAGGAAGCTATAAAATGCATGAATGAGGATTACCAAGGATGAGCTTCTTGTTTCCTTGTACGATATCGTTTCCAGCCACGTTAACCAACGAAAACTTCAACTGCTTCCCGATCCGGATAACTTGATTgcaattttcaacttttttaaaaggCATCTTGATAGGAGGTTTTGATGCATGCTTCCAGTTAACCGACCCTGGAGAAACTTTGTCGAGCGCTTCTAAGAGTATCCATCTGCATAAGGATTAAAACATTCAAACTATTGATAAGAGTAGCCCAAACAGGCAACAATATTTTGTGGAGTTCTTTCTATTTCCTCTCTAAATCGTGTTACTACTTCCCGCACGACGAAAAAATCGTTAAAACTAGCAACTCTAAAACTGATGGATTACGCCATGCCGTTCTTACCCGTTCCTGACGTCCTCAAATACATTATTAACGTAAGAAACAATGCCAAGACTATTTATCCAGAGCCGGAAGCATCGTTCTTCTCTAGAAGTTAGTACATCATCCGTCATCATCTCTGCGTACGATACTTGTTTTCCATCTACTGCAAAACCACTCCTGCAGAACAAAACGAACCAAATCTATCCGTGAATTAACCGTAAAATAGACAAGGGAATGGGAGTGTCAAATCGATATCGAACGTATAtctattcttttttgaagTATGAGGCATTGTAAGGTGTAATGGATATGTGGAGCCAAGACGCAAGGCAAAAAAAGCATACGAATTGTTGAGGCAGAGCTCACAATATATAAAACATGTGACAGATATAATGGCAAGGAAGCATGtgtgtaaccgcccaagccgaAGCCGAAGACGAAGCCgaagcccaagtccaccgtctttgggctttccctttcgagcttcccctcaagatttttgaaacacgtcggctggg from Cucurbita pepo subsp. pepo cultivar mu-cu-16 unplaced genomic scaffold, ASM280686v2 Cp4.1_scaffold003498, whole genome shotgun sequence encodes:
- the LOC111786930 gene encoding fimbrin-1-like; the protein is MMTDDVLTSREERCFRLWINSLGIVSYVNNVFEDVRNGWILLEALDKVSPGSVNWKHASKPPIKMPFKKVENCNQVIRIGKQLKFSLVNVAGNDIVQGNKKLILGNPHSCIL